From Desulfomonilaceae bacterium, a single genomic window includes:
- a CDS encoding M23 family metallopeptidase: protein MVDNRAGSIKFRKPRNRLPIRLLALVACVSVVCVAVFLGPSIGLSIPLYSDIKKTSPNYESPSSEPICAVSNEKSTPEEVDPSLNGSQEATDVTAPGDTLISVLTDNLSDERSIREIAQSLAAAIQTSISAPFTSETVLPAGRRYSITIDSEGRFLQAVLELEPAHVFHVARDDAGFRSWKEEVVLDFKTEVVCFKMKGSLTESLLSAGENLELALKLANVFRWDIDFHSESVKGDSCRVLFERRYADDRPSGYGRILGAVYDGKKTGMKYAVLFNNEYYDEKGVELKKNFLRSPLSVIRVTSRYGYRLHPVLKVWRKHNGVDYGASQGTPVWAVAGGVVTFAGWSNGYGNYVCIKHDSGFESRYGHLQRFFVAKGQRVKQRQRIGLVGMTGIATAPHLDFQLLVHNKHVDPLRVTMVKSLKTVPGPLALRFSSLTNERLNVLKGIMLTRGSDQLTKLILE, encoded by the coding sequence ATGGTTGACAACCGGGCTGGTTCCATAAAATTCCGTAAGCCGCGAAACCGACTACCGATCAGACTTCTGGCGTTAGTGGCGTGTGTATCTGTGGTCTGTGTAGCAGTTTTCCTCGGCCCAAGTATCGGACTCAGCATCCCTCTTTATTCTGATATCAAAAAGACATCCCCCAATTATGAATCCCCCTCGTCAGAGCCAATTTGCGCGGTAAGCAACGAAAAGTCGACCCCGGAAGAAGTAGATCCCTCTCTTAACGGATCGCAGGAGGCCACAGATGTTACGGCCCCTGGGGATACGTTAATTTCCGTGCTTACAGATAACCTGTCCGACGAACGCTCCATCAGAGAAATAGCGCAGAGTCTAGCTGCTGCAATTCAGACTTCCATCAGTGCGCCATTCACGTCTGAAACTGTTTTGCCGGCTGGAAGACGCTACAGCATAACTATAGACAGCGAAGGGCGCTTCCTTCAGGCTGTTTTAGAACTGGAGCCCGCTCATGTTTTCCATGTGGCTCGGGACGATGCCGGTTTTCGGTCATGGAAAGAAGAAGTTGTGCTCGACTTCAAAACGGAAGTGGTCTGTTTTAAAATGAAGGGAAGCTTGACCGAATCTTTACTGAGCGCTGGAGAAAACCTGGAATTGGCTTTAAAATTGGCCAATGTCTTCCGATGGGATATAGATTTCCACTCAGAGTCCGTTAAAGGAGACTCTTGCCGGGTCTTATTTGAACGACGGTACGCAGATGACAGGCCATCGGGCTATGGCCGTATTCTAGGGGCAGTTTACGACGGTAAGAAGACTGGCATGAAATACGCCGTGTTATTCAACAACGAGTATTACGATGAAAAAGGCGTAGAACTCAAAAAGAATTTCCTTAGATCTCCCCTCAGTGTCATCAGAGTTACATCAAGATATGGTTATCGATTGCACCCGGTTCTCAAAGTTTGGCGCAAACACAACGGCGTTGATTATGGGGCTAGCCAGGGTACTCCCGTATGGGCCGTCGCTGGCGGTGTCGTCACTTTCGCCGGCTGGAGCAACGGCTACGGAAATTATGTTTGTATCAAGCATGACAGCGGTTTTGAAAGTCGATACGGACACCTTCAGAGATTCTTCGTCGCTAAGGGGCAGCGGGTTAAACAGCGTCAGAGGATCGGTTTAGTGGGCATGACAGGAATTGCCACAGCGCCTCATCTTGATTTTCAACTTCTCGTTCATAATAAACACGTTGACCCCTTAAGAGTCACTATGGTCAAGAGCCTTAAGACCGTCCCTGGTCCTCTGGCTTTACGGTTCTCCTCTCTCACGAATGAGAGATTGAACGTCTTGAAGGGCATTATGCTCACAAGAGGCTCAGATCAATTGACAAAGCTCATCTTGGAATAA
- the ybgF gene encoding tol-pal system protein YbgF, whose product MAATATKIQDLEVELQKIRDTLERLEASGGDKSVRALQDRLSQVERQLGIDTQKNQTTGVDGNQKIASTQPSDYNAKAGSGGARKSSADAAALGQSDEVTEVRNMPLTADEKVYRAAYSTFKSGALENAITQFEDFLKKYPKSQFAPNAIYWIGEARLEQGRFEEAVLLFDRVIKEYPGSKKELSAQFKQGQAFEKMGDTKSAKIIFQKIVKNFPHTVHGRLAAARLKSITASSE is encoded by the coding sequence GTGGCTGCAACCGCTACGAAAATTCAGGATCTTGAGGTGGAACTCCAGAAAATCAGAGACACGCTCGAAAGGCTCGAAGCTTCCGGTGGAGACAAATCAGTGAGAGCCCTTCAGGACCGGTTAAGTCAAGTCGAGCGACAGCTAGGCATTGACACTCAAAAGAATCAGACCACCGGTGTAGATGGAAACCAGAAAATCGCCTCAACTCAGCCGTCTGATTACAATGCTAAGGCGGGTAGCGGGGGCGCTCGAAAGTCTTCGGCGGATGCTGCTGCGCTAGGTCAGTCAGACGAGGTGACCGAAGTGCGGAACATGCCCTTAACGGCTGATGAGAAGGTCTACCGAGCAGCATACTCCACATTCAAAAGTGGGGCCTTGGAGAATGCGATAACACAGTTTGAGGATTTTTTAAAAAAGTATCCAAAGAGCCAGTTTGCGCCTAACGCAATCTACTGGATAGGCGAAGCGAGACTGGAACAGGGTCGTTTTGAAGAGGCGGTGCTCCTGTTTGATCGTGTGATTAAGGAATATCCCGGTTCCAAAAAAGAGCTTAGCGCCCAATTCAAACAAGGGCAGGCATTTGAGAAAATGGGTGATACTAAATCTGCAAAAATCATCTTTCAGAAAATAGTTAAAAATTTCCCACATACAGTTCACGGCAGACTAGCCGCCGCGAGATTAAAATCCATTACGGCGTCCTCAGAATAG
- the pal gene encoding peptidoglycan-associated lipoprotein Pal: protein MDIRRLIIYVVAFSVIAALTSGCARKIVKQNEGPVPGFGLAGPGAIAEGELQGVQTTLKTVYFDFDNYTLSPEAQAAIDYDAEVLKRYPNLNVVAEGNCDERGTAEYNLALGERRAGSVVARLTALGIPSNRLSTVSFGSELPVDPNHNEEAWAKNRRVYLRVAK from the coding sequence ATGGACATTCGGCGCCTTATAATCTATGTAGTGGCCTTCTCGGTAATAGCCGCTCTCACCAGTGGATGCGCCAGGAAGATAGTGAAGCAGAACGAAGGACCTGTCCCTGGATTTGGCCTGGCGGGACCAGGAGCCATTGCGGAAGGTGAACTTCAGGGTGTGCAAACAACTCTGAAAACGGTATATTTTGACTTCGACAATTACACTCTAAGCCCGGAAGCCCAAGCTGCGATAGATTACGACGCTGAGGTCCTGAAACGTTATCCGAATTTGAATGTTGTGGCTGAAGGTAATTGTGATGAGCGGGGAACGGCGGAATACAACCTGGCCCTTGGTGAAAGAAGGGCCGGTTCCGTGGTTGCAAGACTGACGGCGCTGGGAATTCCAAGTAATCGCTTGAGTACTGTCTCCTTCGGTTCAGAATTGCCGGTTGATCCGAATCACAACGAAGAAGCCTGGGCGAAGAATCGAAGGGTTTATCTACGTGTTGCGAAATAA
- the tolB gene encoding Tol-Pal system beta propeller repeat protein TolB, producing MIFEQVNRITNIPTGNRPSRIILLSVFTLFCLFCSSAAAKLLLDLDNPNLGKMPIMVADFHSGQPGSPNGADMASIVKNDLTFSGLFEIIPAPQPLPMNQNGEPDINALSKTGAQALIMGSFQVNGNQLTIEAKLYDIALQKLDLGKRYTGAITDYRYMIHMFDDRVMEKITNIAGCFTAKIAFTDDSRTREIFTMDYDGANLRQLTNTRTINLSPAWAPDGKGLIFTSYINRNPDLWYVTSDGQRVIPVSQRRGLNASGRFSPDGSMIALSLSVKSIPKLFIINTQGNIIKQLTNGLGNDISPTWSPDGANIAYVSDQAGTPQIYTVPVNGGEPKRVTLSSSYNTDPDWSPRGDQLAFTAKVDGRFQICVIKPDGSDFKVLTNKGSNQDPSWSPDGRMITYQSNLDGAKRISVMDAKGTVQAPVSGIPGRSPAWSPRLK from the coding sequence ATGATATTTGAACAAGTGAACCGTATTACGAATATTCCTACCGGTAATCGTCCCTCGAGAATAATTCTGCTAAGCGTGTTTACCCTGTTCTGTCTATTTTGCTCTTCCGCCGCCGCAAAACTTCTACTGGATTTGGACAACCCAAACTTAGGTAAAATGCCGATTATGGTAGCGGACTTTCATAGTGGTCAACCGGGTTCTCCAAATGGGGCGGACATGGCTTCAATCGTTAAGAATGACCTTACATTCAGTGGCCTATTCGAAATCATTCCAGCTCCTCAACCCCTGCCGATGAATCAAAATGGTGAGCCCGACATTAACGCTCTTTCCAAGACTGGAGCGCAGGCTCTCATCATGGGCTCATTTCAAGTTAATGGGAATCAGTTGACCATCGAAGCCAAACTTTATGATATCGCTCTGCAAAAGCTAGACTTGGGCAAAAGATACACCGGCGCAATCACGGATTATCGTTACATGATTCATATGTTTGATGATCGGGTGATGGAGAAAATAACCAACATTGCCGGTTGTTTTACAGCAAAGATCGCATTCACAGATGACTCAAGAACGCGAGAAATTTTTACTATGGATTATGATGGCGCCAATCTCCGTCAACTGACTAATACACGAACGATAAATCTTTCTCCGGCGTGGGCTCCAGACGGAAAAGGCCTTATTTTTACTTCATATATCAACAGAAATCCCGATCTCTGGTACGTAACGTCGGATGGACAAAGGGTGATCCCCGTATCCCAAAGGAGAGGACTTAATGCGTCGGGACGTTTTTCTCCTGATGGATCCATGATCGCTCTATCCTTAAGTGTTAAATCAATACCTAAGCTATTTATTATAAATACCCAAGGAAACATAATAAAACAATTGACTAACGGTTTGGGAAATGATATTTCACCCACATGGTCGCCGGACGGCGCTAACATAGCATATGTTTCGGACCAGGCAGGAACCCCCCAAATTTATACTGTTCCGGTCAATGGAGGAGAACCTAAACGAGTTACTTTATCTTCCTCCTACAATACTGATCCGGATTGGTCCCCACGGGGTGACCAACTGGCATTTACAGCCAAGGTAGACGGTCGGTTTCAAATCTGTGTTATCAAGCCTGACGGAAGCGACTTTAAGGTTCTTACGAACAAGGGTTCCAATCAGGATCCCTCGTGGTCACCGGACGGGCGAATGATCACTTATCAGTCGAATTTGGACGGAGCAAAGCGCATCAGCGTAATGGATGCCAAAGGTACGGTTCAAGCTCCGGTTTCTGGAATTCCCGGTCGTAGTCCGGCGTGGTCTCCGAGACTCAAATGA
- a CDS encoding cell envelope integrity protein TolA — protein MTTELLKLDSGASPRMLAVSASVHLIAILLLIVGAKYFTVRAKIPDFSVTSVRLVESKPSSNAASAQTPELLTSSAPPQPSFESAEPPRRPSLEIERLKTVFAKAEAPAPIQMKKRKQKPEKIEPKKKVAETKPKNEKPKPDPEKTNGQNDFLEKRLAAIKKDLDSKKSDKPTNKSPRGLDTPAGSGGKMTGNSSSGDVEISRWFEAVRNRINSRWSVFGDEQRASQVTIISVQLTDDGRLLEATIDSSSGDRFFDSSAMRAIYQASPFPPMPAEVSDKIRSAGGLALRFTPGGLQ, from the coding sequence ATGACCACGGAACTTCTGAAACTTGATAGTGGAGCCTCGCCCAGAATGCTGGCGGTATCGGCCAGTGTTCACCTGATTGCTATTCTCTTGCTCATTGTTGGAGCGAAGTACTTCACCGTCAGAGCTAAAATTCCTGATTTTAGCGTAACCAGTGTGAGGTTAGTCGAGTCAAAACCGTCCTCGAACGCTGCCTCCGCACAGACACCAGAACTACTTACTTCAAGCGCTCCGCCCCAGCCCTCATTCGAATCAGCAGAACCTCCTCGCAGGCCTAGTTTGGAAATAGAGAGGCTAAAAACTGTTTTTGCTAAAGCCGAAGCGCCTGCTCCCATTCAGATGAAAAAGAGGAAACAAAAGCCAGAAAAGATCGAGCCCAAGAAAAAAGTTGCGGAGACAAAACCGAAAAATGAGAAGCCAAAGCCCGATCCTGAGAAAACAAATGGCCAAAACGATTTCCTGGAAAAGCGTTTGGCAGCGATAAAAAAGGATCTGGATTCTAAGAAATCGGACAAGCCCACTAACAAAAGTCCCAGGGGACTCGATACACCCGCGGGCTCTGGTGGAAAAATGACGGGAAATAGTTCGTCCGGCGATGTAGAAATATCGCGTTGGTTTGAGGCTGTGCGAAACAGGATTAACTCCAGATGGTCGGTATTCGGGGATGAGCAGAGAGCGTCTCAAGTTACCATAATTTCTGTTCAGCTAACGGATGATGGTCGACTGCTCGAAGCGACAATAGACTCCAGTTCAGGCGACAGGTTTTTTGACAGTTCAGCAATGAGAGCAATCTACCAGGCTTCTCCGTTTCCTCCAATGCCGGCTGAAGTCTCTGACAAGATTCGATCCGCCGGAGGCCTAGCCCTTAGATTTACGCCCGGTGGGCTACAATGA
- the tolR gene encoding protein TolR → MAFSLNRSNRAPMADINVTPLVDVMLVLLIIFMVTAPMLQEGVSVELPSAKGEPIEKAQQHDEIIISVSGDGSIFVNDRAVTEDQLASSIQEATKDKPNREVFLRADKSVPYGNVVRIMGSLKTAGIANLGMITTPQEDSGKSPK, encoded by the coding sequence ATGGCGTTCAGCCTAAATCGAAGTAACCGGGCCCCTATGGCGGATATAAACGTCACGCCGCTTGTCGATGTGATGCTGGTGTTGCTTATCATTTTTATGGTAACGGCTCCCATGCTCCAGGAAGGGGTATCCGTAGAACTACCGTCAGCCAAAGGAGAACCGATCGAAAAAGCTCAGCAACATGATGAAATTATTATATCAGTTTCTGGGGACGGGTCGATTTTCGTTAACGATAGGGCAGTCACAGAAGATCAACTGGCCTCAAGTATCCAGGAGGCTACCAAAGATAAACCCAACCGGGAAGTTTTTTTGCGAGCCGATAAGAGCGTTCCCTATGGCAATGTAGTTAGAATCATGGGAAGCCTGAAAACCGCAGGAATTGCTAACCTGGGAATGATTACCACCCCTCAGGAGGATTCTGGTAAATCCCCTAAATGA
- the tolQ gene encoding protein TolQ — MLNAYLTALPVQNLNDQSMWAIIMGAGIVVKCVMLILLIFSVICWGIILTKAITLSRARKHTQLFFDAFRESRKFSTLYTEAKQFTHSPLAHVFKAGYAELSRLSRLQAGGQKGSTDANGEPEYERTGMDNIIRSLQQAVTAERARLERGVNFLATTGSSAPFIGLFGTVWGIMESFRNIGAMKSASLAVVAPGIAEALIATAAGLAAAIPAVIFFNYFLGRINVISTEMDNFSSELINIIERIYWKRK, encoded by the coding sequence ATGCTCAACGCTTATCTGACGGCGCTTCCGGTCCAGAATTTGAACGATCAAAGCATGTGGGCAATCATAATGGGGGCCGGAATTGTCGTTAAATGCGTTATGCTGATATTGTTGATATTCTCGGTTATTTGTTGGGGAATAATACTCACAAAAGCAATCACTCTTTCAAGAGCGAGAAAACACACTCAGCTGTTTTTTGACGCTTTCCGGGAATCCCGGAAATTTTCCACGCTTTATACTGAAGCAAAACAATTTACGCATAGTCCTTTGGCGCACGTTTTCAAAGCCGGTTACGCGGAACTAAGCCGTCTTTCACGCCTGCAAGCCGGCGGACAAAAGGGTTCGACAGACGCGAACGGAGAGCCGGAATATGAACGGACCGGAATGGACAACATCATACGTTCCTTGCAACAGGCGGTCACAGCGGAAAGAGCCAGGTTAGAGAGAGGAGTAAACTTTCTGGCTACTACGGGATCTTCAGCTCCTTTCATAGGTCTGTTTGGGACTGTTTGGGGAATCATGGAGTCATTTCGTAATATAGGCGCGATGAAAAGCGCTTCTCTAGCTGTTGTCGCGCCTGGAATCGCAGAGGCTCTGATTGCGACTGCAGCCGGTCTGGCCGCTGCTATCCCGGCAGTCATTTTCTTCAACTACTTTCTAGGCCGAATAAATGTAATTTCTACCGAAATGGATAACTTTTCGTCAGAACTTATTAACATAATTGAACGAATCTACTGGAAGCGCAAATAA
- a CDS encoding AAA family ATPase, with amino-acid sequence MGITLAVAGKGGVGKTSITSLIIKNLIDNGQRPLLAIDADSNSNLHEVLGIREPKSVGCIREDARKMGEDIPGGMTRDRFMDYQIQANLEETKDLDFLSMGRPEGPGCYCMANNILRDVISRLTTNYKFVIIDNEAGMEHLSRRTEEEVDHLFIISDPSPRSVRTIGRIYQLIDEMEGRIHNQHIVLSRVQGTLADLPKTTLGEIEALPSAPLALIPYDEQLVALDLEGKPLVDIPSDSIAYLAVRRMLQDINVLG; translated from the coding sequence ATGGGAATAACCCTTGCGGTTGCAGGAAAGGGCGGCGTCGGGAAAACGTCTATTACATCACTGATAATCAAAAACCTTATAGATAATGGTCAGAGGCCTTTATTAGCGATAGACGCGGATTCAAACTCAAACCTTCATGAAGTCCTTGGGATACGGGAACCCAAAAGCGTAGGGTGTATAAGGGAAGACGCGAGGAAGATGGGTGAGGACATCCCAGGGGGCATGACCAGGGACCGTTTCATGGATTACCAGATCCAGGCCAACCTTGAGGAAACTAAAGATTTGGACTTTCTGTCAATGGGACGTCCTGAGGGTCCAGGCTGCTATTGCATGGCCAACAATATACTTCGAGATGTCATATCCAGATTAACCACCAACTACAAGTTCGTAATTATCGACAATGAAGCCGGTATGGAGCACCTCTCGAGGCGAACCGAGGAGGAAGTCGACCATTTGTTCATAATATCCGATCCATCCCCAAGAAGCGTTAGGACAATAGGACGAATTTATCAGTTGATCGACGAAATGGAAGGCAGAATCCACAATCAGCACATAGTGTTGAGCCGTGTTCAGGGCACTTTGGCCGATCTACCTAAAACTACCCTTGGGGAAATAGAGGCTCTGCCTTCGGCGCCTTTGGCCCTGATCCCTTACGACGAGCAACTGGTAGCTCTGGACCTGGAAGGCAAGCCGCTGGTTGACATTCCATCTGATTCCATAGCATATCTTGCGGTGCGCAGGATGCTCCAGGATATAAACGTCTTGGGTTGA
- a CDS encoding methionine synthase, whose translation MAGNCMTGALPRLLTSAIGSMPHTDATAAVDLILNSLKTAPHLPQLSRRDPREQMWIQFSEKLPGFQVDLENLKYFFDTSDESSVSVEKFYEEYLKILEGSPSEAFEITRDYGLGIELFIERLIEERSKSSFLKAQVTGPLSFALSVTDEHGKPIFYHPVFRDIAVKGMGLKAMWLVEKMKPFSDNVILFFDEPSLSAYGSSAFLGVSSSDVIDSLNEVFSMASSVGAITGVHCCGNTDWSLLMQTTVDIINFDAVDYLDSLAIYPKQLSNFLERGGVLAWGAVPNDSRINQESTDLTFERLRKGLLLLEEKGINRELLLNNIIITPACGCSSLTIEETEKVYSILSKIDETKFENIFNN comes from the coding sequence ATGGCAGGAAATTGTATGACAGGGGCGCTTCCGAGACTTCTTACCAGCGCTATTGGCAGCATGCCGCATACGGACGCAACCGCAGCCGTTGATCTAATATTGAATTCATTGAAAACAGCTCCCCATTTGCCTCAACTCTCAAGACGCGACCCTCGTGAACAGATGTGGATTCAATTTTCTGAAAAGCTCCCTGGTTTCCAGGTTGATTTAGAAAATCTCAAATATTTCTTTGACACTTCTGACGAGTCATCCGTTTCCGTCGAGAAATTTTACGAAGAATATCTTAAAATTCTGGAAGGATCGCCCAGCGAAGCCTTTGAAATCACCAGGGACTATGGACTCGGCATCGAACTGTTTATAGAGCGGCTGATCGAGGAGCGTTCCAAATCTTCGTTCCTAAAAGCCCAGGTTACCGGCCCGTTAAGTTTTGCCCTGTCCGTTACCGATGAACATGGCAAGCCGATATTTTACCATCCTGTATTCCGGGACATTGCGGTGAAGGGAATGGGATTAAAGGCAATGTGGCTGGTTGAAAAAATGAAGCCATTTTCGGATAACGTAATTTTATTTTTTGATGAGCCGAGTCTCAGCGCTTATGGTTCTTCAGCGTTCCTGGGAGTTTCTAGCTCGGATGTCATTGATTCTCTCAACGAAGTTTTTTCGATGGCCTCTTCCGTTGGCGCAATCACAGGGGTCCACTGTTGTGGAAACACCGACTGGTCGTTGCTGATGCAAACAACAGTGGATATTATAAATTTTGACGCTGTAGACTATCTGGATTCTTTGGCGATCTATCCCAAGCAATTGTCGAATTTTTTGGAGCGTGGCGGTGTCCTGGCGTGGGGCGCAGTCCCAAATGATTCCAGAATAAATCAGGAATCCACAGATTTGACATTTGAAAGACTTCGTAAAGGCTTGCTTCTTTTAGAGGAAAAAGGCATAAACAGGGAACTGCTACTGAACAATATTATAATTACGCCGGCCTGTGGTTGCTCTAGCCTGACTATCGAGGAAACCGAAAAAGTCTATTCTATACTATCTAAAATTGACGAAACGAAATTTGAAAACATCTTTAACAACTAG
- a CDS encoding ChaN family lipoprotein, with protein MLCPSIIIDLLLGEPVPIETALDDMSGTRIVYVGEFHTIKRHHELEVDILRGLAQRNPNVSLAMEMFTAGQQPVIDRWLSSGEPVSVLVNNLGEDRWTNLMDYAPVLVAARDLKIPVVGLNISNGIVRKVARGGLESLSQDEKALAPRDVEPINPLYARILSLKLQVHRAFQEKSLKRIIFAQALRDTVMASNITRYLEDPTTKNRLLVVIAGSGHLNYGFGIPERVKSRIDVNFRIILPSESGELELSEAEKQQAVDIEISHEDLSFIDKPIADYLSVLPIKSDGSDQIKDHRNIAEKQPDKN; from the coding sequence ATGTTATGCCCCTCAATAATAATTGATTTGCTGCTTGGTGAACCTGTCCCTATCGAAACAGCGCTCGATGACATGTCCGGAACCCGGATAGTCTATGTAGGTGAGTTTCATACCATAAAGCGTCACCATGAACTAGAAGTCGATATTTTACGGGGTCTCGCCCAACGTAACCCTAATGTCTCACTTGCCATGGAAATGTTTACGGCGGGACAACAGCCAGTTATTGATCGCTGGTTGTCTTCTGGAGAACCGGTATCGGTTTTAGTCAATAACCTGGGTGAAGATCGGTGGACGAACCTGATGGACTATGCGCCTGTTCTTGTTGCAGCTAGAGATCTAAAAATTCCGGTAGTTGGTTTGAATATTTCGAATGGAATTGTTCGCAAAGTGGCACGAGGAGGATTGGAATCTTTATCCCAAGACGAAAAAGCTCTGGCGCCTCGCGACGTAGAACCCATTAATCCGCTCTATGCCAGAATTCTGTCACTTAAGCTACAGGTTCATCGCGCATTTCAAGAGAAATCCCTTAAGAGGATTATTTTTGCTCAGGCGTTGAGAGATACTGTAATGGCCTCGAATATAACTCGATATCTCGAAGACCCCACCACAAAGAACAGGCTGTTGGTAGTAATAGCAGGTAGTGGACATCTAAACTATGGGTTTGGAATTCCTGAAAGGGTGAAAAGTCGCATTGATGTAAATTTCCGAATAATTTTACCCTCTGAAAGCGGTGAACTCGAGCTTTCTGAAGCTGAGAAACAACAGGCGGTGGATATAGAGATATCTCATGAAGACTTGAGCTTCATAGATAAACCGATTGCAGACTATTTGAGTGTGCTTCCCATCAAAAGCGATGGTAGCGATCAAATCAAGGACCACAGGAATATTGCTGAGAAACAACCTGACAAGAATTGA
- a CDS encoding acylphosphatase: MTSKIRRRVVVKGRVQGVAFRAYARSAAREIGVLGWVRNLPDGSVETVLEGDPERVSLMLAWLKKGSPHGRVDDVVIIEEKPSGSFVDFDIVFDTWESWRVR; encoded by the coding sequence ATGACATCCAAGATCAGACGCCGGGTCGTAGTCAAGGGCAGAGTACAGGGAGTGGCTTTTCGAGCCTATGCCAGGTCCGCAGCGAGGGAAATAGGAGTATTGGGCTGGGTCAGGAATCTACCGGATGGCTCTGTAGAAACTGTTCTTGAAGGTGATCCTGAGCGTGTGAGTCTGATGCTTGCGTGGTTGAAAAAGGGGAGCCCTCACGGGCGGGTGGATGATGTCGTGATCATCGAAGAAAAGCCATCAGGAAGCTTTGTAGATTTTGACATTGTTTTTGACACGTGGGAATCGTGGCGTGTCCGCTAA